Proteins encoded within one genomic window of Glycine soja cultivar W05 chromosome 1, ASM419377v2, whole genome shotgun sequence:
- the LOC114408205 gene encoding uncharacterized protein LOC114408205, which produces MAATNISASGIVLEPLTRDNYDNWSALVRNYLIGQGLWEAVNSVSEISVQPKEVSDSWKKNNAKALHIIQLACGMEILSQIRGVETAKEAWNRLGALYSSQLKADPDIEQGVVDDSLHEYKPLHRYVESGDWKNAKSMINKDVKAIFSTSSTGRTVLHVAVIAGYENIVRNLVKIGKEKLVKMQDNYDYTALALAAEYTGNVNMAKCMVDQKKGGKDLLLIKTKGGEIPVLLSAAKGYKDMTRYLYSQTQLEAFIDKNSHIGVLLLARCITAEIFDVALSLIHRIPKLPLTHESDGQRPLYALAHMPCAFPSGSGFGRLQQLLYDILRLERVELQNLCRITIHNCGKTIRIVPDVTDQVEGLHVAQEEGQQNNSFVGRFCDMALNFPPVKLLGRLLIFLYLLFQNYILLKFSSGISEIYEQKKTHRLVLEILNCLCQRISEYKESQLREASAYDAMLQAAKLGIIEFIDEMRKTTPDLLWAIDKNKRGIFAHAILNRRKDVFRLLNRVNGRKEIIRCSADVFGNTLLHLAGYLGPSSDLDRRSGAALQMQRELQWFKVVEKIVHPKCKEEKNSDGKKPRELFSESHLEMVKAGEKWAKDTAGSFTLVGTLITTIMFAAAFTVPGGNHQETGAPIFLHDHIFTLFIIADAISLFTSSTSVLIFIGILTSRYAEKDFLKTLPLKLLCGLVTLFLSVVAMMVAFCASLAMMLKGYQRLIIAAMSLASIPVIVLVPSQLRLFLEIFNSTMNATYIK; this is translated from the exons ATGGCAGCTACAAACATCTCAGCCAGTGGAATAGTTCTGGAACCACTCACAAGAGACAACTACGACAACTGGAGTGCTCTTGTGAGGAACTATCTAATAGGTCAAGGTCTTTGGGAAGCTGTCAATTCTGTTTCTGAAATTAGTGTGCAACCCAAAGAGGTTTCTGATTCTTGGAAGAAGAACAATGCCAAGGCTTTGCATATAATTCAGCTAGCATGTGGGATGGAGATTCTTAGTCAGATTAGAGGCGTTGAAACAGCCAAAGAAGCTTGGAACAGATTGGGCGCGTTATATAGCTCACAATTAAAAGCCGATCCAGATATTGAGCAAG GTGTGGTGGATGATAGTCTCCATGAATATAAACCACTGCACAGATATGTGGAGAGTGGTGATTGGAAAAATGCAAAATCAATGATCAATAAAGATGTCAAGGCCATATTTTCCACCTCCTCTACGGGGAGGACCGTTCTTCACGTTGCAGTGATTGCTGGGTACGAAAACATTGTGAGGAATTTGGTGAAGATAGGGAAAGAGAAACTAGTTAAAATGCAAGACAACTATGATTACACTGCCCTTGCTCTCGCTGCTGAATATACCGGAAACGTGAACATGGCAAAGTGCATGGTGGATCAGAAGAAGGGAGGGAAGGATCTGCTACTGATAAAGACAAAAGGTGGTGAAATCCCTGTTCTTCTTTCTGCTGCTAAGGGCTACAAAGACATGACTCGCTATCTTTACTCTCAGACTCAGCTTGAAGCGTTCATCGACAAAAATTCCCACATTGGGGTTTTGCTTCTTGCACGATGCATCACCGCTGAAATATTTG ATGTGGCTTTGAGTTTAATCCATCGCATTCCAAAGCTGCCTCTAACCCATGAATCCGATGGCCAACGGCCTTTATACGCATTGGCACACATGCCTTGTGCATTCCCTAGTGGCAGTGGATTTGGACgtctccaacaactcctttatgACA TTTTAAGATTAGAAAGAGTAGAGCTCCAAAACTTGTGCAGAATAACCATTCACAATTGCGGAAAAACCATTCGGATTGTGCCAGATGTTACTGATCAAGTAGAAGGCCTACATGTTGCTCAAGAGGAAGGCCAACAAAATAACTCCTTCGTAG GAAGGTTCTGTGATATGGCTTTGAATTTTCCGCCTGTAAAGCTCTTGG gTCGATTGCTTATATTCCTTTATctgttatttcaaaattatatacttTTGAAGTTCTCTTCTG GAATAAGCGAAATATATGAACAGAAAAAGACCCACCGTCTAGTTCTTGAAATACTGAATTGCTTGTGCCAAAGAATTTCGGAATATAAGGAATCGCAGCTGCGAGAGGCTTCAGCGTACGACGCGATGTTGCAGGCAGCGAAGCTTGGAATCATTGAGTTCATAGATGAAATGAGGAAGACAACTCCTGATCTCTTATGGGCCATTGATAAAAACAAGAGAGGCATATTCGCGCATGCAATTCTCAATCGTAGAAAAGATGTCTTCCGACTCTTAAACCGTGTCAATGGACGGAAGGAGATCATCAGATGTAGCGCAGACGTCTTTGGCAATACCCTTTTGCACTTGGCAGGATATTTAGGGCCTTCCTCTGATCTTGATCGAAGATCCGGTGCTGCTCTCCAAATGCAAAGAGAACTCCAATGGTTCAAG GTTGTTGAGAAAATTGTGCATCCCAAGTGTAAGGAAGAGAAAAATTCAGATGGTAAGAAGCCCCGCGAGCTGTTCAGTGAAAGCCACCTGGAGATGGTGAAAGCTGGTGAGAAATGGGCAAAAGACACAGCTGGTTCTTTCACTCTTGTGGGTACTCTCATCACTACCATCATGTTCGCTGCGGCTTTCACTGTCCCCGGTGGAAACCATCAAGAAACTGGAGCACCCATCTTCTTACATGATCACATATTCACTTTGTTTATCATAGCAGATGCAATATCTCTCTTTACTTCTTCCACTTCAGTTCTGATCTTCATTGGGATCCTCACGTCGCGTTATGCTGAGAAGGATTTCCTCAAGACACTGCCGTTGAAGTTACTTTGTGGCCTTGTGACCCTTTTCTTGTCTGTGGTGGCAATGATGGTAGCATTTTGTGCTTCGCTTGCTATGATGCTGAAGGGATATCAACGACTCATAATAGCAGCCATGTCACTTGCGAGTATTCCAGTTATTGTACTAGTACCGTCACAGCTTCGCCTCTTCCTTGAGATTTTCAATTCTACAATGAATGCAACATATATCAAGTGA
- the LOC114408215 gene encoding disease resistance protein RGA2-like, producing MAQPERKSMDAAILVDSISDILKCSLAPPATRLSAKDLQQFQNHLEGIRDMVQKANNNINSQDSYVLAWLLEVKEVVNDLEDLIEVLRHKESATANATRSLIKASQNMAHRLKVTHHVKKASEELKRFLTEAQNLSFSKEARNIERKLLDTVAKFENTLVAVGRENVKKEIINQLKQFVNSGGDGVVPVVTIVGVPGIGKTKLASLVCEDEQVKAHFGEQIWVHGNRETLDVESIATPVAGTVKKGNRFLLVLDDLRDENVEECLHKLRKRLTEAVGAILITTRSNFVANYKIAGTVKLYALRGLNQEESWSLFQQIREQGSSNHINESVEREKVKEYCGGGVPMKIITIARLLNCSESPLSEAVLKEEFLQELKFTYYHQLPMHQKLCYVYCSLFPQDYVIDAEKLIHLWMAEGFLSRNLCSDPQEFGWACFNDFVPFVFEETGRDEFGVVKSYKMNRLMHELARIVAWDENIVVDSDGKRVHERVVRASFDFALDVQCGIPEALFEKAKKLRTILLLGKTNKSRLPHEVKMATSTCDKIFDTFKCFRVLDLHDLGIKMVPSSIGELKHLRYLDLSHNNIEKLPSSITKLVHLQTLKLSQCHVLKELPKDLEDLSCLMHLYLEGCLDLTHMPRGIGKLSSLQTLSLFVPSKNHHMGDLKDLNSLRGNLEILHLERLKLSASDEKDKYVRDKKHLNCLTLRWDHEEEEEEEEEEKDKGNDVDHKDGKSLECLEPNPNLKVLCVLGYYGNRFSDWLSSMQCLVKFSLNDCPKCVFIPPLDHLPHLRVLELRRLDSLEFISADAKGSSSFTFFPSLKELTISDCPNLKSWWETPKRENDRPFFNCISKLHVQCCPNLDCMPLYPFLDEELVLVDSSVKSMRDTVHAKTSKDFIPFSKLKSMLIARITETPPPRWLKSFISLENLQIRDCSELECLPEGFKSLSSLQRLTIEGCPKLDLDVSKTEWEGLKHLKCLTIREIPKLKSLPWGVEDVTSLEELELYECPALTFLPESMAKLTSLCKLVISECKNLGSLPKGLEMLESLNTLTITDCPLLLPRCQPETGDDWPQIGHVRNILLKQNSQALRDLWSQGRTG from the coding sequence ATGGCACAACCAGAGCGCAAATCAATGGATGCAGCTATTCTTGTGGATTCCATATCTGACATCTTAAAATGCTCACTGGCACCACCAGCAACACGCCTCTCGGCTAAGGACCTTCAACAGTTTCAAAACCATCTCGAAGGGATCCGTGACATGGTTCAAAAGGCGAACAACAACATTAACTCCCAAGATTCCTATGTTCTTGCTTGGTTACTCGAGGTCAAGGAAGTGGTCAACGATTTGGAGGATTTGATTGAGGTTCTACGTCACAAGGAGAGTGCCACTGCCAATGCCACAAGATCTCTCATCAAAGCCAGCCAAAACATGGCGCATCGCCTCAAAGTCACGCACCATGTCAAGAAAGCCTCTGAGGAGCTCAAACGCTTCTTAACCGAGGCACAAAACTTGTCCTTCTCCAAAGAAGCAAGGAACATCGAGAGAAAGTTGTTGGATACGGTCGCCAAATTTGAGAATACTCTTGTTGCTGTTGGCAGAGAAAATGTTAAGAAGGAGATCATAAATCAACTCAAGCAGTTTGTGAATAGTGGAGGAGACGGTGTTGTTCCTGTGGTTACCATTGTGGGGGTTCCTGGAATAGGGAAAACTAAACTTGCTAGTCTCGTTTGTGAGGATGAGCAAGTTAAAGCCCATTTTGGGGAACAAATTTGGGTTCATGGAAACCGTGAAACCTTGGACGTGGAATCCATCGCAACACCTGTCGCTGGAACAGTTAAGAAGGGAAACCGCTTccttcttgtgctggatgatCTGAGAGATGAGAACGTTGAGGAATGTCTCCACAAGTTGCGGAAGAGATTAACGGAAGCTGTTGGGGCAATACTCATAACCACACGTAGCAATTTCGTTGCCAATTACAAGATTGCTGGCACGGTTAAGCTGTACGCTTTGCGGGGGCTTAACCAAGAGGAATCATGGTCACTGTTTCAGCAGATTCGTGAACAAGGTTCGAGCAATCACATCAATGAAAGCGTTGAAAGGGAGAAAGTGAAGGAATATTGCGGTGGAGGAGTCCCTATGAAGATAATAACCATCGCAAGGTTACTAAATTGTAGTGAATCACCACTTTCCGAAGCAGTGTTGAAGGAGGAGTTTCTACAAGAGCTGAAGTTTACCTACTACCACCAACTTCCCATGCATCAGAAGCTATGCTATGTTTATTGTTCATTGTTTCCTCAAGATTATGTGATAGACGCGGAGAAATTAATTCATCTCTGGATGGCGGAAGGGTTTCTTTCTCGGAACCTTTGTTCCGATCCGCAAGAGTTTGGCTGGGCGTGTTTCAACGACTTTGTTCCTTTCGTTTTCGAGGAGACGGGGAGAGACGAATTTGGTGTTGTGAAGAGCTACAAGATGAACCGTTTAATGCATGAACTGGCGAGGATTGTTGCATGGGACGAGAATATCGTAGTGGATTCAGATGGGAAAAGAGTTCACGAGAGAGTGGTGCGAGCTTCCTTTGATTTTGCGTTGGATGTTCAGTGCGGAATTCCTGAGGCTTTGTTCGAGAAAGCGAAGAAACTGAGGACTATTCTTTTGCtgggaaaaacaaacaaatctcGGCTTCCACATGAGGTGAAGATGGCCACGTCAACTTGCGATAAAATCTTTGACACGTTCAAGTGTTTTCGCGTGTTGGATCTCCATGATTTGGGGATTAAGATGGTACCGAGCTCTATTGGGGAACTGAAGCACTTAAGGTATCTCGATCTTTCCCATAATAACATAGAGAAGCTTCCTAGTTCAATCACCAAGCTTGTCCACTTGCAAACGTTGAAACTTTCTCAATGTCATGTTCTCAAAGAGTTGCCGAAGGACTTGGAGGATCTAAGTTGCCTCATGCATCTTTACTTGGAGGGGTGCCTTGATCTCACTCACATGCCACGTGGGATAGGGAAGCTGAGTTCTCTACAAACATTGTCACTTTTTGTGCCTAGCAAGAACCATCACATGGGAGACCTTAAGGATCTCAATAGCCTAAGAGGGAACTTGGAAATTTTGCATCTGGAGCGATTGAAGTTGTCTGCATCTGACGAAAAAGATAAGTATGTGAGAGATAAAAAGCACCTTAATTGTTTGACTTTAAGATGGGATCacgaggaggaagaggaggaggaggaggaggagaaagaCAAAGGCAATGATGTTGATCACAAAGACGGAAAATCACTGGAATGTCTTGAGCCAAATCCAAATCTCAAAGTGTTGTGCGTTTTGGGGTATTACGGTAACAGGTTTTCAGATTGGCTTTCTTCAATGCAATGCCTTGTTAAGTTTAGCTTGAATGATTGTCCCAAATGCGTATTTATCCCACCACTTGATCACCTCCCACACCTTAGGGTTCTTGAACTAAGAAGGTTGGACTCTCTTGAATTCATTAGTGCTGATGCTAAAGGCTCCTCTTCCTTTACATTTTTTCCATCATTGAAGGAACTTACAATCTCTGATTGCCCTAACCTCAAAAGCTGGTGGGAAACTCCAAAGCGGGAAAACGATAGACCATTCTTTAATTGCATTTCTAAACTGCATGTTCAATGCTGCCCTAATCTGGATTGCATGCCTTTGTATCCTTTTCTTGATGAAGAGTTGGTGCTTGTGGATTCCAGCGTAAAGTCAATGAGGGATACAGTGCATGCTAAAACATCAaaagacttcattcctttttcaaAATTGAAGTCAATGCTAATTGCGCGCATTACAGAAACTCCACCACCGAGATGGCTTAAAAGCTTCATTTCCCTTGAGAACCTTCAAATTCGAGATTGCTCTGAATTAGAGTGTCTACCCGAAGGTTTCAAGTCTTTGAGCTCGCTGCAGCGTCTCACCATTGAAGGATGTCCGAAACTCGATCTTGACGTTTCCAAGACTGAATGGGAGGGTCTGAAACACCTCAAATGTCTGACAATAAGGGAAATTCCAAAGCTCAAGTCCCTTCCATGGGGTGTTGAGGATGTTACCTCTTTGGAAGAGCTCGAGCTTTACGAATGCCCCGCCTTAACTTTTCTACCGGAGAGCATGGCCAAGCTCACCTCGCTGTGTAAGCTAGTGATTTCTGAATGCAAAAACTTGGGTTCACTTCCCAAAGGACTAGAAATGCTCGAGTCTTTGAATACCTTGACCATTACGGATTGTCCCTTGTTATTGCCAAGGTGTCAGCCTGAAACGGGAGATGATTGGCCACAAATTGGTCATGTCAGAAATATCCTGCTGAAGCAGAATTCTCAAGCATTGAGGGACTTGTGGAGTCAAGGAAGGACTGGTTGA